From Verrucomicrobiota bacterium, a single genomic window includes:
- a CDS encoding heparinase II/III family protein, with translation MHPIISNLTSFLQGAVAASRQSAANLLLGKECGALPRRHYSGRRVTSLVLAATLVCSTRLHAWEGHDWNQWRQVTTWQKPDLRTDQVGRRDLAPLLGGDQSGTNRITTVSDWEERRKQIASTIEQILGAPTNLKPPPLEVRELGVEELQGYTRRHVMIRSEPDDWIPAYLLVPKKLSASRVPAMLCLHQTVAQGKEEPCGIKGDPELAFAVELVKRGYVCIAPDVIGFGERIPAGKQPYHDSLAFYRKHPGWSFMGKMIWDVGRVIDYLETLPSVDPKRIGSIGHSHGAYGTLFATAFEPRISAAVASCGFTTFRSDPNPERWSHLAALMPQLGFYLPDVASIPFDWQHVLAQAAPRKLFVWYATKDSIFPKTENLDGLLKDVQQVYKLYGATNALAWQSFDGPHNFPQAGREAAYRWLDENLAPTTRSSGRESAPSAFGASQSRLTSAATAERFEARNSSSGNSSKTASAFFPVELVARARANARDYPWAADIRDSLVAAAKPWRELSDDELWNLMFGNTIRRAWQVWSDGHCPSCKKPVPMYEWAPDALNQPWKMRCPRCSELFPKNDFAKFYRSGLNENNVFDPQRADRSLLFNVEHPDASDPLHRFGVDDGEGYVADGKRWRFINAYLIFGQWKQGIVNGIRNLAAAYVATGDLAYAHKAGVLLDRVADLYPTFDFGKEGVMYEGAPRSGYVSTWHDACVEVHDLALAYDAVFDGLARDAELMKFLSAKAAKHKLANSKSSFADVQRNIEDRIFRDTLDHRPKIESNYPMTDVTMTTIHTVLGWPANRAEIMAMLDGIISKATAVDGVTGEKGIAGYSVIAPRQIAELLGRYARSDPGFIREAIRRHPRLQAMYRFHLDTWCLGQYYPRIGDTGSFAEKNPGYVGVAFSKNPGINPSAYAFLWELFEATGDKDFIRVIHGANNSSTDGLPYDLFAAAPTSFQAKVAKVIAESVAEIKLSSVNKTEWGLAILRSGEGTNARAAWLDYGSGGIHGHADGMNLGLFAMGLDLLPDFGYPPVQYGGWSAPRAVWYTQTAAHNTVAVDGQNTKPGTGKTTLWFDGNQFRAVRASGPKLIGGRQYERTVALVDISEKVSYLIDVFRVAGGGEHTRFLHGHFGQVSTQGLSLAPVEQTRYGQVMRNFKRDTKPSEGWSVDWKIEDHLKYLPPSSDVHLCHTDLTRGAEVELAEAWVAVGLYGGTADAWIPSLLVRLGAEQAPLQSTFIGVLEPYETKAHLAAIRRLELHDAQGKPRSDSEVAVGIQLADGRRDVFLSRNVEGQSASGETLLVEKQSGVQFDGDLCLIRFNAARQPQHVLFCKGKSLQVGSLVIRAKNNQTSFEIDLANRNAPIASGPANEVDLIELAGAKLWPR, from the coding sequence ATGCACCCGATCATCTCCAATCTGACGAGTTTTCTTCAGGGCGCCGTAGCGGCGTCTCGGCAGAGCGCCGCCAACTTGCTCTTGGGAAAAGAATGCGGCGCTCTGCCGAGACGCCACTACTCCGGAAGGCGGGTGACTTCGCTCGTGTTGGCTGCGACTTTGGTATGCTCCACTCGCCTCCACGCTTGGGAAGGCCACGATTGGAATCAGTGGCGCCAGGTGACGACATGGCAGAAGCCGGACTTGCGCACTGACCAGGTCGGTCGACGTGATTTGGCACCGCTCCTTGGTGGCGACCAGAGCGGCACCAACCGCATCACCACCGTCAGCGATTGGGAGGAGCGGCGCAAACAAATCGCCTCAACGATCGAACAAATTCTCGGCGCGCCAACGAACTTGAAGCCGCCACCGCTCGAAGTCCGCGAGTTGGGCGTTGAGGAATTGCAGGGCTACACGCGCCGACACGTGATGATCAGGAGTGAGCCGGATGATTGGATCCCAGCCTATCTGCTCGTGCCGAAAAAACTTTCTGCGTCGCGCGTGCCGGCGATGTTGTGCCTTCATCAAACCGTCGCCCAAGGCAAAGAAGAACCGTGCGGGATAAAAGGTGATCCAGAGCTGGCCTTCGCCGTCGAGTTGGTGAAGCGCGGCTACGTCTGCATCGCGCCGGACGTGATCGGTTTTGGCGAACGGATTCCCGCGGGCAAGCAGCCCTATCACGACAGCCTCGCGTTTTACCGCAAACATCCCGGGTGGTCATTCATGGGCAAGATGATCTGGGACGTGGGCCGAGTGATTGATTATTTGGAAACGCTGCCGTCCGTGGACCCGAAACGCATCGGCAGCATCGGTCACTCGCATGGCGCGTACGGGACACTGTTCGCCACGGCGTTTGAACCGCGCATCTCGGCGGCGGTCGCGAGTTGCGGCTTTACGACGTTTCGCAGCGATCCGAATCCCGAGCGCTGGTCCCATCTCGCCGCGCTGATGCCGCAGCTCGGTTTCTACCTGCCGGACGTGGCGAGCATCCCGTTTGATTGGCAGCACGTTCTTGCGCAGGCCGCGCCGCGAAAACTGTTTGTGTGGTACGCGACGAAGGATTCGATCTTTCCCAAGACGGAAAATCTGGATGGGCTGTTAAAAGACGTGCAGCAGGTTTACAAGCTTTACGGCGCAACGAACGCGCTCGCGTGGCAGTCGTTCGATGGGCCGCACAACTTTCCGCAGGCCGGACGCGAGGCAGCTTATCGATGGCTCGATGAAAACCTCGCACCAACGACGCGTAGCAGCGGACGTGAGTCCGCTCCATCTGCATTCGGAGCAAGTCAGAGCCGACTCACGTCGGCTGCTACGGCTGAACGGTTCGAGGCGCGGAATTCTTCTTCGGGGAATTCCTCAAAAACAGCCAGCGCGTTTTTCCCGGTTGAGTTGGTCGCCCGCGCGCGAGCCAACGCTCGCGATTACCCCTGGGCCGCGGACATTCGCGACTCGCTCGTGGCTGCTGCAAAACCTTGGAGGGAATTGTCCGACGACGAATTGTGGAATCTCATGTTCGGCAATACGATTCGACGCGCCTGGCAGGTCTGGTCGGACGGCCATTGCCCGTCCTGCAAAAAGCCGGTGCCGATGTACGAGTGGGCGCCCGACGCGTTGAACCAGCCGTGGAAGATGCGTTGTCCGAGGTGCAGCGAACTGTTTCCAAAAAATGATTTCGCGAAATTCTACCGCTCTGGGTTGAACGAGAACAACGTATTCGATCCGCAACGCGCTGACCGCTCGCTGCTCTTCAACGTGGAACATCCGGATGCTTCCGATCCGTTGCATCGATTTGGTGTGGACGACGGCGAGGGTTACGTCGCGGACGGGAAGCGTTGGCGCTTCATCAACGCCTATCTGATCTTCGGCCAGTGGAAGCAGGGAATCGTGAACGGTATCCGGAATCTGGCCGCCGCCTACGTGGCGACGGGCGACCTCGCGTATGCGCACAAGGCCGGGGTGCTGCTCGATCGCGTTGCTGATCTCTATCCGACGTTCGACTTCGGCAAGGAGGGCGTGATGTACGAGGGTGCGCCGCGCTCGGGCTACGTTTCCACCTGGCATGATGCGTGTGTCGAGGTCCACGACCTCGCGCTGGCTTATGACGCGGTCTTCGACGGATTGGCGCGCGATGCCGAACTTATGAAATTCCTCTCGGCCAAAGCAGCGAAGCACAAGCTCGCCAATTCCAAGTCCTCTTTCGCGGATGTTCAGCGCAACATCGAAGACCGAATCTTCCGAGACACACTCGATCATCGTCCGAAGATCGAGTCGAACTATCCAATGACTGACGTGACAATGACGACGATCCACACCGTGCTGGGCTGGCCGGCCAATCGTGCGGAGATCATGGCGATGCTCGACGGAATCATTAGCAAGGCCACCGCGGTGGACGGTGTCACTGGAGAGAAAGGAATCGCTGGCTATTCGGTGATTGCACCTCGGCAGATTGCCGAACTGCTTGGCCGATACGCGCGAAGCGATCCGGGTTTCATCCGCGAAGCCATTCGTCGCCATCCCCGGCTTCAGGCGATGTACCGGTTTCATTTGGACACGTGGTGCCTGGGGCAATATTACCCGCGCATCGGCGACACGGGTTCGTTTGCGGAAAAGAACCCGGGTTACGTTGGCGTCGCGTTCTCCAAGAATCCCGGTATCAACCCGTCCGCCTACGCTTTTCTGTGGGAACTTTTCGAAGCGACGGGCGACAAGGATTTCATTCGCGTCATCCACGGCGCGAACAACTCTTCGACCGACGGTCTGCCGTACGACTTGTTCGCCGCCGCCCCAACCAGCTTCCAAGCGAAGGTGGCGAAGGTCATCGCCGAGAGTGTCGCGGAAATCAAGCTGTCGAGCGTGAACAAAACCGAGTGGGGCCTGGCGATCCTGCGCAGCGGCGAAGGAACGAATGCCCGCGCAGCCTGGCTCGATTATGGTTCCGGCGGAATTCACGGCCACGCCGACGGCATGAACCTCGGGCTTTTTGCCATGGGCCTGGACCTGTTGCCGGACTTCGGTTATCCGCCGGTCCAATATGGCGGTTGGAGCGCACCGCGTGCGGTGTGGTACACTCAAACCGCCGCTCACAACACCGTCGCGGTGGACGGGCAGAACACAAAGCCGGGCACCGGGAAGACGACGCTCTGGTTCGACGGCAATCAGTTTCGCGCCGTGCGCGCCTCAGGACCGAAGTTGATCGGCGGACGGCAATACGAACGGACGGTCGCTTTGGTGGACATTTCCGAAAAGGTTTCCTACCTCATTGATGTTTTCCGTGTGGCGGGCGGGGGCGAGCATACGCGTTTCCTGCACGGCCACTTCGGCCAGGTTTCGACACAGGGTCTTTCACTCGCTCCGGTGGAACAGACGCGCTACGGGCAGGTGATGCGCAACTTCAAACGCGACACCAAACCATCGGAAGGCTGGAGCGTGGATTGGAAAATCGAGGACCATTTGAAATACCTGCCGCCGTCAAGCGACGTGCATCTCTGCCACACGGACCTTACTCGCGGTGCAGAGGTGGAACTGGCGGAAGCGTGGGTCGCCGTCGGACTTTATGGCGGTACTGCGGATGCTTGGATTCCCAGCCTGCTCGTGCGGCTTGGAGCGGAACAAGCGCCGCTTCAATCCACATTCATCGGTGTGTTGGAACCGTACGAAACCAAAGCGCACCTTGCTGCAATTCGCCGACTGGAACTTCACGACGCGCAGGGCAAGCCCCGTTCCGATTCCGAGGT